The Pseudomonadota bacterium DNA segment CACCAGATCGGCACAGGCGCGCAGGGTCTGGGGGCGCTGCGCCAGGTCGGCGGCGTCGGCCGCCACCATCTCGATGTTGATGGCGCGGTGGTTGATGCCATAGGCTCCGCGCGAGCGCACGTCGAGCGGCAGCAGCTGCCAGATGCTCGCGCCATCGATGACGTAGTGCGACGCAAGTCCCGGAGCCTCATCGGCAAAAGAATCGCTCTTCACCAGATTCCACGGCCACTCGCGCCCCGCCGTGAAGTGCAGCACGATGCATGTGGGCCGCAGAACCCATGTCTCCTCGCCGTAGTGGCGCTTCGAGTAGGCCGTGATGGCCGGCTTCCAGGTCACGAGATCTCGAGCACGCGTGAGATCGACCACGGGGCCTTCTTCCGGCGTAGGGTTGCGGGGCGTGGGCGACGGCGAGCTCGGCACGTTCTCGAACTCGACGTCGGTATCAGACGGTGCCTGCGCGACGATCGCGCGTTCGGGCCGCGACGGCGCGGCGCATGCCGAGGTCACGCCACGCGCGTCAAGAAGGGGAGCCGCGCTCAGCGTCAGCGCGGCCAGCACTGCGGTCTGCACGAGTCGTCGATTGCAGCGGCCCACGTGTCAGCCTTCCTCGCCGTCCCTGGAGTTCCTTCTGTGAAACGTCGCACAGCGCTCATCACCGCGCTCCCGTCAGGGAAAGAGCTGCACGCTGAGAAGCAGCGCCATCCACAGGGCGCAGGCCACCACGGTCACGCGCTGCGCCTGGGTGTAGCAGGCATACTTGCGTGAGGCGATCTCGGAGACCCGCCAGGCGCGGTCGAGCAGGT contains these protein-coding regions:
- a CDS encoding N-acetylmuramoyl-L-alanine amidase; translation: MGRCNRRLVQTAVLAALTLSAAPLLDARGVTSACAAPSRPERAIVAQAPSDTDVEFENVPSSPSPTPRNPTPEEGPVVDLTRARDLVTWKPAITAYSKRHYGEETWVLRPTCIVLHFTAGREWPWNLVKSDSFADEAPGLASHYVIDGASIWQLLPLDVRSRGAYGINHRAINIEMVAADAADLAQRPQTLRACADLVRWLTARFGIPKTKIYAHAAVSRMNPREIPEVFDRVNSQPYGKPDPGEQNMRSILEML